Below is a genomic region from Fusobacterium nucleatum.
CAATAAACTGTAACATTTTTTTTTCTCATCTATTCCCTCCACTTGATAAAATTCTACTTTTAGATTATAACTGACTAAAAAGATAAAAGCAAATTAAAACATATTAGGTAATAAACCTAAAACTGAAAATATTAATGTATATCTTATATTTTGCATTACTTCCTTAGAAACTTTATCTTTGTACTTATACTTATTATCAAATTTTCTTAAAATTAAGGCAATAATATTTATGATTATATAGGCATAAGTATAAGCAATAATATCAGTTTTATCAAAAGTTCCTATTGGTGTACCATGTCCACCATAAAATTTTTGAATATATTCTATTCCCACCATAAAAAGATATATGAATAAAAACCAAAAGAAATGAAGAAGATATTTTTTTCTAGCAATTAAAAAAGCTGCTCCTGTTGAAAAAAGCCATAGTCCATCTGGAAGTGAATATATAACCCAAGTTGGAAATAACTTTCTGTATAAAATAGCAGTTTCTCTCGCTAAAAGAACATAACCATTTATATTCAAAAAATGTATAAAGTTATAGTAGTAGAGATTTTTACTTCTGTACAGGAGATAAATTAAGACTCCAATAAGCAGAGGTAAAAATACTAATGTAAATTTAATCTTTTTCATTCTATTGCCTCACTTATTTATTTAGTAATAGGTTATAGCTTTATTAAAAAAATGTCAACAAAAAATTAATTTTGATTAATATAAACTTTTGTTTTTTGTGCTATAATTTAAAATGGTTATGATTTTATAAAGTAAAATTTCTGTGAAGGGTGATTTATATGAATAGTAAATTATATGGAATTATTTTATGCTTGGTACTTGCCTTACCTGCTTGGAAGTTGGGAAAATTTTTTCCTCTTGTAGGTGGACCAGTTTTTGGAATTATTATTGGAATTATTATAGCTATTTTACTAAAAAATAGAGCTAAATTTGATTTAGGAATTAATTTTGTTTCAAAAAAAGTTTTACAATATGCTGTTATTCTTTTAGGCTTTGGCTTAAACTTACAAACTGTTATTTCAGTGGGAAGTTCTTCTCTACCAATAATTATTTCTACTATCAGTACATCATTAATAGTTGCTTATATTTTAGCAAAAGTTACCAATATTCCTACTAAAATTGCAACACTTATAGGTGTTGGTTCTTCTATTTGTGGAGGTTCTGCTATTGCAGCAACTGCACCAGTTATAGATGCACACGATGATGAAATTGCTCAAGCTATATCTGTAATTTTTTTATTTAATGTAATTGCAGCATTAATTTTTCCGACTCTTGGAGATATATTAAATTTTTCAAATAAAGGTTTCGCTCTTTTTGCAGGAACTGCTGTGAATGATACATCATCAGTTACAGCAACAGCTTCAGCTTGGGATAGTATGCACAATACAGGAACACAGGTTTTAGATTCTGCTACAATAGTGAAACTCACAAGAACACTCGCTATTATTCCTATTACTTTATTTTTAGCAGTTTATAATTCTAAAAAAAATTCAAATGCTAATAATTTTTCATTGAAAAAAATTTTTCCAATGTTTATTGTGTATTTTATATTAGCTTCAATTATCACAACAATTTGTAATTATTTTATAGAAGTTCAAATTCTTAGTGAAAATATTTCTATGGCGATAGCTAGTATATTTTCTTTTTTTAAGCATTTAAGTAAATTTTTTATAATTATGGCAATGGTAGCTATCGGTTTAAATACCAATATTAAAAAACTTATACTTTCTGGTGCAAAACCTTTGACACTTGGTTTTTGTTGTTGGCTTGCTATAAGTTTAGTTAGTATAGGATTACAAAAAATTCTTGGAATATTTTAAAAGTTTTTGTTGGGGTAATATATGGATATAATTAATTTAATACTCACATTAATAATAGCTATTTTAGGAGGATATTTAGCTAATAAAAAGAAAGTTCCTGCTGCATATATGCTTGGAGCCTTATTTTTAGTTGCTATCTTTAATGTACTTTTTAACAGAGCTTTTTTACCAAACTATTTTAAATTTGTAACCCAAATTGCAACTGGGACATTTATAGGTTCAAAATTTCGTTCAGAAGATGTTAAGATGTTAAAAAAAGTTATTATTCCTGGAATGACTATGGTAGCATTGATGATAGCTTTCAGTTTTATACTTTCATACTTAATGTCTACTTTTTTGGGAATAGACAATCTTACTTCCTTTTTTGCAACGGCTCCTGGTGGAATTATGGATATTTCTCTTATTGCTTATGATTTTAAAGTAAATACATCACAAGTTGCCTTATTACAACTTATTAGATTAATTTCAGTTATTTCTTTTGTTCCATTTTTTACAAAAAAATGTTATGAAAGAAATAATAAAAAAAATATCAGTTTTGAACAAGAAATAAAAAATGAAATTAAAGAAGAAGAAAAAGTTGAAAATAAAAGTGAAAAATCTTTTCTTTTTACTGTTATTGTTGGGATTATTGGAGGAATAATAGGTTATTTTTCTCATTTACCTGCTGGGACTATGAGTTGTTCTATGGCTATGGTAGCATATTTTAATGTAAAAACTCATAAAGCATATATGCCTTTAACACTTAGAAAAATTATCCAATCTTTTGGAGGAGCTTTAATTGGTGCTAAGGTTACATTATCTGATGTGATTGCTTTAAAGAACTTAATCTTGCCTATTATTTTAATAATTATTGGTTTTTGTTTGATGAATATTTTAGTAGGTTTCTTTTTATATAAGACTACTAAGTTCTCTTTGTCCACCGCATTACTTTCTGCCTCTCCTGGTGGAATGTCAGATATTTCACTAATGGCAGAAGATTTAGGTGCAAATGGTCCACAAGTTGCCTCTATGCAGTTTTTAAGAGCTATATTTATTGTTGGAATCTATCCAATTATAATTAAAATTTTATTCACTTAAAAAAATAACCCTCTTAAATAATTAAGAGGGCTTTTGCTTTTATTTAAAGTAATTACTATTTAATAACAACGATATTTGAAGCTTGAGGTCCTTTTTGTCCTTCAGTAATTTCAAATTCTACTTCTTGTCCTTCGAATAATTCTTTAAATCCTTCTTTTTGAATTTGAGAGAAGTGTGCAAAAACATCTTTTCCATCTTCTCCTGTGATAAATCCAAATCCTTTTTCTTTGTTAAACCATTTTACAGTACCTTTCATCTGTAATACCTCCATAAAAATTATTGAATGATGAAGTAACTAACTAACATAAATGAATATATCTATAAAAGCATATAGAAATTTAATATTAGAAAATGGAACTAGAAAGAATCATTTATCACAATACTAAAAGAATAATTCACAGTAATAAAGTTACATCTCATTTTCAAGGTTATTATACTATAAAAAATTTAAAATGTATACTATTTTTTTTATTTTTTTTTAAAATTTAAACAGTTCTTTTAAAAAATAAAGAGAGGACTTTTTAAAATTGATTTTAGAAGAAATATTAACTTATTATTATTAAGTTAATTTTAAAATCAAAAATTTTTCATATTTCTAAAAAAAGTTATATTATTTTTAATTTCTAGTTTTTATTTTTTAAAAATAATGTTAAAATAAGAGAATAGATATTTTCTAAAAAGAGGGTGAAATTTTATGGAAAATATAAAAGTAAATATAAAAAAAATTTCTGATAAGATTTATGAAATTTTAAATTCTCCTTTTTATGTTGATGGTAAAGGTGGACAATTAGGAGATAGAGGAACAATTTCCGATGCAAATATCGTTGAAGTAAAAGAAAATTTTGTTATTTTAGATAAAGATTTAGAAAATGGAGAATATACATACTTTATTGATGAAAAAAGAAGAGAAGATATAAGTCAACAACATACAGCACAACATATTTTTTCAGCTGAGGCTTATAATAATTTTGGATTAAATACTGTTGGTTTTAGAATGGCTGAAGAATATACAACTGTTGATTTAGATCAGAAAGATATTTCAAAAGAGATTATAGACAAATTAGAAGAACTAGTTAATAATGATATAAAGACAGATATTGTCATTGAAGAAGAAATATATACAAATGAAGAAGCACATAAAATTGAAAATCTTAGAAAAGCTATTAAAGATAAAATAAAAGGTGATGTAAGATTTATAAAAATTGGAGATATTGATATCTGTGCCTGTGCAGGATTTCATGTTTCAAGAACTTCTGAAATAGAAATTTTTAAACTTATAAACCATGAAAATATTAAGGGAAATTATACAAGATTTTATTTCTTAGCAGGTGAAAGAGCCAAAGCTGACTATAATAAAAAACATGATATAATTAAAAAATTGACTAATGTATTTTCTTGTAAAGATGATGAAATTTTAGAAATGTTAGATAAATCCTTAACAGAAAAAGCTAAGATAACAACAGAACTAAAATCTTTAAGTATGAAATATGCAGAACTTATGGTAAAAGATTTTGAAAATACTTTTATTGAATATAAAGAACATAAGATTTTAATATATAATGAAGATGAAAATCTAGCAAGTATATTAGCTAGATTTGTGAATTTAAACAAATTTTTATTATTAAGTGGTTATGATAAAAACTTTTCTTTAAATTCAAATATCTATGATTGCAAGGCAATAATTTTAAATATTACAAAATCTTTTCCTACTATAAAAGGTGGAGGAGGAAAAAATAAAGGAAATATTAAGTTGGACAAAACATATAGTAGAGATGAACTTATAGGATTAATTAAAAAAGGAATTGATAATAATAATGAACAATGAAAAAATTAATATTTTAAATTTAACTCAGGAGGAGCTAACAGAGCTTTTAGTATCCCTAGGATTAAAAAAATTCTATGGAAAAGAAGTCTTTATTTGGTTACACAAAAAGATTACTAGAAGTTTTGATGAGATGACTAATCTTTCTTTAAAAGATAGAGAAGTCTTAAAAGAAAAGGCTTATATACCATTTTTTAACTTATTAAAATATCAAGTCTCAAAAATAGATAAAACAGAAAAATTTTTATTTGAGTTAGAAGATGGAGGAACAATAGAAACAGTTCTTTTAAGACATAAAGATTCTAAAAATAAAGAAATTAGAAATACACTTTGTGTTTCATCACAGGTTGGTTGTCCTGTAAAATGTAGTTTCTGTGCAACAGGGCAAAGTGGATATATGAGAAA
It encodes:
- a CDS encoding YeiH family protein: MNSKLYGIILCLVLALPAWKLGKFFPLVGGPVFGIIIGIIIAILLKNRAKFDLGINFVSKKVLQYAVILLGFGLNLQTVISVGSSSLPIIISTISTSLIVAYILAKVTNIPTKIATLIGVGSSICGGSAIAATAPVIDAHDDEIAQAISVIFLFNVIAALIFPTLGDILNFSNKGFALFAGTAVNDTSSVTATASAWDSMHNTGTQVLDSATIVKLTRTLAIIPITLFLAVYNSKKNSNANNFSLKKIFPMFIVYFILASIITTICNYFIEVQILSENISMAIASIFSFFKHLSKFFIIMAMVAIGLNTNIKKLILSGAKPLTLGFCCWLAISLVSIGLQKILGIF
- a CDS encoding AbrB family transcriptional regulator, producing the protein MDIINLILTLIIAILGGYLANKKKVPAAYMLGALFLVAIFNVLFNRAFLPNYFKFVTQIATGTFIGSKFRSEDVKMLKKVIIPGMTMVALMIAFSFILSYLMSTFLGIDNLTSFFATAPGGIMDISLIAYDFKVNTSQVALLQLIRLISVISFVPFFTKKCYERNNKKNISFEQEIKNEIKEEEKVENKSEKSFLFTVIVGIIGGIIGYFSHLPAGTMSCSMAMVAYFNVKTHKAYMPLTLRKIIQSFGGALIGAKVTLSDVIALKNLILPIILIIIGFCLMNILVGFFLYKTTKFSLSTALLSASPGGMSDISLMAEDLGANGPQVASMQFLRAIFIVGIYPIIIKILFT
- a CDS encoding cold shock domain-containing protein produces the protein MKGTVKWFNKEKGFGFITGEDGKDVFAHFSQIQKEGFKELFEGQEVEFEITEGQKGPQASNIVVIK
- a CDS encoding alanyl-tRNA editing protein; the encoded protein is MENIKVNIKKISDKIYEILNSPFYVDGKGGQLGDRGTISDANIVEVKENFVILDKDLENGEYTYFIDEKRREDISQQHTAQHIFSAEAYNNFGLNTVGFRMAEEYTTVDLDQKDISKEIIDKLEELVNNDIKTDIVIEEEIYTNEEAHKIENLRKAIKDKIKGDVRFIKIGDIDICACAGFHVSRTSEIEIFKLINHENIKGNYTRFYFLAGERAKADYNKKHDIIKKLTNVFSCKDDEILEMLDKSLTEKAKITTELKSLSMKYAELMVKDFENTFIEYKEHKILIYNEDENLASILARFVNLNKFLLLSGYDKNFSLNSNIYDCKAIILNITKSFPTIKGGGGKNKGNIKLDKTYSRDELIGLIKKGIDNNNEQ